A genomic window from Vitis riparia cultivar Riparia Gloire de Montpellier isolate 1030 chromosome 18, EGFV_Vit.rip_1.0, whole genome shotgun sequence includes:
- the LOC117906185 gene encoding uncharacterized protein At5g43822: MEGMVKKYQQKFRKVRDETKRWDELQSRLLSQFRNASSIIERLQAIQNSKKYGTLKCIDGIGDAVLRKQMESLETILLSLKKTLKEFHGIVSSLEKIVRDGRQLVKGGSVKLTMKQLQQRIGVKPSLADCLDGLSLLHEMHQSEYLLKSSVVSALSTLTLKPSASDLGALHQLLVDQPNIPKEEVQFIFDIVFAEEIC, translated from the exons ATGGAGGGAATGGTGAAGAAGTATCAGCAGAAGTTCAGGAAGGTTAGAGACGAAACAAAACGGTGGGACGAGCTTCAATCTCGATTGCTTTCGCAGTTCCGAAATGCCTCTTCCATCATTGAGCGCTTGCAG GCGattcaaaattccaagaaatACGGTACTTTGAAATGCATCGATGGGATCGGCGATGCAGTGTTAAGAAAGCAGATGGAGTCTTTGGAAACCATTTTGCTCTCATTGAAAAAGACTCT GAAAGAGTTTCATGGTATTGTTTCGTCTCTTGAGAAGATAGTTCGAGATGGTAGACAGCTAGTTAAGGGGGGATCTGTCAAGCTCACCATGAAACAACTGCAACAACGAATTGGTGTAAAACCAAGCCTTGCGGATTGCTTGGATGGGCTTAGCCTTCTTCATGAGATGCACCAGTCTGA GTACCTTCTTAAATCATCAGTGGTTTCAGCACTTTCAACACTTACCTTAAAGCCCAG CGCCAGTGATTTAGGTGCTCTCCATCAGCTCTTAGTTGATCAGCCCAACATCCCCAAAGAGGAAG TGCAATTCATCTTTGACATCGTATTTGCTGAAGAAATCTGCTGA
- the LOC117905606 gene encoding coiled-coil domain-containing protein 115 isoform X2 produces the protein MEDQDKARTSENQLEEEQLDEGENVVTFLDSMDAYLTLIDSLSSTLRQGWLELASARHSMGASRISSSLFDLKLHSAATSLRVTEDDVDSKMNQPHFTLCKWASSDNGKCCSGEAKFDGDELQKKSVSPQLRYRGTSQLDEPQEIQEKSPTCKSPTSNGSPLSLDSPVQKQRHKSLSVFGTLVSPKLRAAQFSFETVQSSCSPRDDSRNSKHAIFNAICF, from the exons ATGGAAGATCAAGACAAAGCACGAACCTCCGAGAATCAGCTCGAAGAAGAACAATTGGACGAAGGAGAAAATGTTGTGACGTTTCTCGATTCAATGGATGCATACTTAACCCTAATCGATTCTCTGTCTTCCACGCTTCGTCAG GGATGGTTGGAATTGGCCAGTGCTCGACATTCAATGGGTGCTTCACGCATCAGCAGTTCTTTGTTTGACCTCAAACTTCACTCTGCTGCTACATCATTGCGCGTGACTGAAGATGATG TCGACTCCAAGATGAATCAACCTCATTTTACATTATGCAAATGGGCATCCTCCGATAATGGAAAGTGCTGCTCTGGGGAAGCAAAATTTGATGGGGATGAGCTGCAGAAGAAATCTGTTAGCCCGCAGCTAAGATATCGCGGAACCTCCCAGTTGGATG AACCACAAGAAATTCAGGAGAAAAGCCCAACCTGTAAAAGCCCTACCAGTAATGGATCCCCACTTTCACTTGACAGCCCA GTTCAGAAACAGCGACACAAATCACTTTCAGTGTTTGGAACATTGGTTTCTCCAAAGCTTCGTGCTGCCCAGTTTTCATTCGAGACAG TTCAATCTTCATGCAGCCCTAGAGACGATAGTAGAAATAGCAAACATGCGATCTTCAATGCTATCTGCTTTTGA
- the LOC117905606 gene encoding coiled-coil domain-containing protein 115 isoform X1, with product MEDQDKARTSENQLEEEQLDEGENVVTFLDSMDAYLTLIDSLSSTLRQGWLELASARHSMGASRISSSLFDLKLHSAATSLRVTEDDVDSKMNQPHFTLCKWASSDNGKCCSGEAKFDGDELQKKSVSPQLRYRGTSQLDEPQEIQEKSPTCKSPTSNGSPLSLDSPVQKQRHKSLSVFGTLVSPKLRAAQFSFETALETIVEIANMRSSMLSAFDQVQKDIESISTGEQ from the exons ATGGAAGATCAAGACAAAGCACGAACCTCCGAGAATCAGCTCGAAGAAGAACAATTGGACGAAGGAGAAAATGTTGTGACGTTTCTCGATTCAATGGATGCATACTTAACCCTAATCGATTCTCTGTCTTCCACGCTTCGTCAG GGATGGTTGGAATTGGCCAGTGCTCGACATTCAATGGGTGCTTCACGCATCAGCAGTTCTTTGTTTGACCTCAAACTTCACTCTGCTGCTACATCATTGCGCGTGACTGAAGATGATG TCGACTCCAAGATGAATCAACCTCATTTTACATTATGCAAATGGGCATCCTCCGATAATGGAAAGTGCTGCTCTGGGGAAGCAAAATTTGATGGGGATGAGCTGCAGAAGAAATCTGTTAGCCCGCAGCTAAGATATCGCGGAACCTCCCAGTTGGATG AACCACAAGAAATTCAGGAGAAAAGCCCAACCTGTAAAAGCCCTACCAGTAATGGATCCCCACTTTCACTTGACAGCCCA GTTCAGAAACAGCGACACAAATCACTTTCAGTGTTTGGAACATTGGTTTCTCCAAAGCTTCGTGCTGCCCAGTTTTCATTCGAGACAG CCCTAGAGACGATAGTAGAAATAGCAAACATGCGATCTTCAATGCTATCTGCTTTTGATCAAGTTCAGAAAGATATAGAAAGCATAAGCACGGGGGAGCAATGA